In the Larimichthys crocea isolate SSNF chromosome XXI, L_crocea_2.0, whole genome shotgun sequence genome, one interval contains:
- the rad52 gene encoding DNA repair protein RAD52 homolog codes for MSSNAEERSDPPAHRCFGQYTYTAEEYQAVHSALQQKLGPEFISTRVAGGGQRVCYIEGHRVISLANEMFGYNGWSHSISQQNVDFVDLINGKFYVGVSAFVKVQLKDGAFHEDVGYGVSEGLKSKALSLEKARKEAVTDGMKRALKCFGNTLGNCILNKEYLLAINKIPKQPPPPLDPAKTKRSEGEPSVDKARFSSLVREEKLRSAVGAARMPLEPRVLNQNQNGSDLHTPNAAAPNRESENVSSRPVMDSVDVVGSEEHTDPKQLRKLRQQQLQQKFRKEMEAKMLQQKHNQTKTEDKEVTIGRESSGGHEGASAFIDRASTGSTDECLADDPELWNFTLDGIEELDAPAGGPSTSGLRPSTPGNHHMQTRSKTPQRAPGRPPDNYAPSYSRGQDRINPPISNQHQNQHQARSGEASSPYRQGQYMKKRRLDT; via the exons TATACCTACACAGCTGAAGAGTACCAGGCGGTGCACAGCGCTCTGCAACAGAAGCTGGGACCAGAGTTCATCAGTACCAGAGTGgctggaggaggacagagg GTGTGCTATATCGAAGGACATCGTGTGATCAGCCTGGCTAATGAGATGTTTGGGTACAACGGATGGTCTCACTCCATCTCGCAGCAGAACGTCG ACTTTGTCGACCTCATCAACGGGAAGTTTTACGTTGGAGTCAGTGCGTTTGTCAAAGTGCAGCTGAAG GACGGGGCATTTCATGAGGATGTTGGGTATGGAGTCAGTGAAGGACTGAAGTCTAAAGCTCTGTCACTGGAAAAGGCGAGAAAGGAAGCTGTCACTGATGGCATGAAGAGGGCTCTGAA aTGCTTCGGGAACACCCTTGGAAACTGCATCCTGAATAAAGAATACCTCCTAGCCATTAACAAGATCCCCAAACAG cctcctcctcctctagaCCCAGCTAAGACGAAGCGCTCCGAAGGCGAGCCCTCGGTGGACAAGGCCCGGTTCTCGAGTCTGGTCCGAGAGGAAAAGCTTCGTTCTGCGGTGGGAGCTGCCAGGATGCCGCTGGAGCCCAGAGTCCTCAATCAGAACCAGAACGGTTCAGATCTGCATACGCCTAACGCTGCCGCTCCcaacagagagagcgagaacgTCAGCTCCAG ACCTGTCATGGACTCAGTGGACGTTGTCGGGTCTGAGGAGCACACAGACCCCAAACAGCTGAGAAAGCTccgacagcagcagcttcaacaGAAGTTCAGGAAAGAGATGGAGGCCAAGatgctgcagcagaaacacaatcaGACCAAGACTGAGGACAAGGAGGTCACTATTGGACGAGAATCCAGTGGAG GTCATGAAGGTGCCTCTGCATTCATTGACAGAGCTTCAACTGGCAGCACAGACGAGTGTTTAGCAG atgATCCTGAGCTCTGGAATTTCACACTGGATGGGATTGAAGAGCTGGATGCCCCCGCAGGCGGCCCATCCACCAGTGGGCTCAGGCCAAGCACGCCCGGAAACCACCACATGCAGACACGCAGTAAGACACCTCAGAGAGCCCCAGGTAGACCTCCAGACAACTATGCCCCATCATACAGCAGAGGGCAGGACCGGATCAATCCACCAATCAGCAATCAACATCAGAACCAGCATCAGGCGAGATCAG GTGAAGCCTCCAGTCCATACAGACAAGGACAGTACATGAAGAAACGACGACTGGACACTTGA